The stretch of DNA TCCATCTTCTCAAGAGTAATGAAACTCTTAAtctgattttttaatttatgacaCGAGCCTTAAACATTTGGcactgtcattttttttttgtttgtgtttatcCAAGTAACTGAAGACTTCTAGTGGGTGCTTTGTTGGCTGCCATATAACAAAGAAGTAGGGTTTGATGTTTCTGTAAAAGCAGACATTTTGGCCAATCACACATGTATTTATCTTGATGAGTTGTAAAACAAATCCATATGATTCCTCATGACAATGTCTTTAATTAGCTGTCTATATGCCTCTGCAGTCTTCACCACTCATTTCCTTTGAGAgagggattttttttccttgccttCACATCTATATAAACACACATCATTGGGTTCATAAGCAACACAAGCCTTCccattcacaagaaaaaaaacacagtTCTTACAAATCCTTTCAGTCTTTCAGATCCTTTTTCAGTTCTTCCTCTTGAGAAATACATACAAAATCATGGGTTTCCGTTTACCCAGAATTATTCAGGCCAGCAAGCAAAATCTTCAACGTACTTCAAGTAGTGCTAGTTCAAGCCAAGCAGCGTCGAAGGCCATAGATGTTCCAAAAGGCTATTTCCCAGTGTACGTTGGGGAGAGCCAAAAGAAACGGTTTGTGGTTCCAATATCTTACTTGAGCCAGCCTTCATTCCAAGACTTACTAATTCAAGCTGAGGAAGAATATGGATATAATCATCCTTTGGGTGCTCTCACAATCCCCTGCAGAGAAGATATCTTCCTTGATCTCACTTCTCGCCTAAGTGGATCATGAGAGTGGAGAATAGCATATATCACTCAACCAAAAACGCCATTCATCATTCTTTTGATATCACCCTTTCATCCTCCTCAGACTATGTCAGTTGATGTCACACAAGGGAATCATTGTTAAAGgctggatgatgaatagaatttctCATCACTGCAGTTTTGAGTACTCACAGTGCCTAAAGATGTACCAAAGGCTGTCCAACTGCATATGCAAGAGATTTCTGATCCAAGCTCATTTCAGAATCTGCCAAGTCAGAACCTTTGCCTTCTGTGGCTTCAATTGCATGAGACTGAAAGGGAAACATGCAAAGATATTTGCTTTAAAATGCAGTCTCTCCAATTTTGAATGTAGAAGAGGACAAAGCGTGTGTTGTTGTGGCTTGATGTATTTCCTCTTTGTTCCTTCTCTATGTATAAAATCGAGAACAAACATAGCTTTATCCTAATCAAATTTGCTCCTTCTCGTTCATTTTTCTGCCTTCAAATTCTTCCTAAAGTTTGGTTTCTCGTTCCCCAATAAGATATATGTACATCTCGTCAATGATCTTACAGTAAATGATAGTTGTTTTCTTGTCTTTCATGAGATGTCAGTCCCCAACCTCTTATAAAGAAAGATACAGacaccatctttttttttcataacgaGTTCCATGAAATCCAAGAAGATCGATGTATTACCGGTGGttttggggattttaatgaaagCCTCGGGTTGCTTATCTTAGGCACCCTTAAATCCGATGCCCAATCTTAAGTACGACTGTAAcagctcaaaaaaaaaaaaaaaaaaaacacgaaacAATTATCTGTTAACCAATATGCTGCAATTACGCTAGACAAGAAAAGAGGTCTGCCACTCAACAACAAGCTGGAACTGCTGAAATCATAGGATCTACCAATTCTGACATAGTCAAGATTTGAGGGAAAAGATTGTGGAATTTTCCTTTACTGTCTTGATACTGTAATCTTGTATTTATGTCATTGTAATCTTGCCTTTAATTACCGGTTACACTACAAGATGTATATATAAGGATAtgtaaatatgaaataaaacatatagtcctttttcaaactcttctctGTTTTGTTCTTATTCTTTCATTATCTTGGGCACCCTTAATTCTTTCAGACAAGGATCCGAGTTCTCATAATCTATTTTCTATGAGTACCGCGGATGCCAGATATTTAACACTTTAACTCAATGGCCATCATTATTAAGTGCTATGAACTGTTATTGATTACTCATAATTTACATTTCAATGCCTTTTTAAACACGTACGCTATTTTTTTGGGATAGACAACGTGACTTCGTTAAGAGTAACATATTCCTATGGCTACGCCttattttcaacttcatcttccacacactcacacagacacacacagatatatatatatatatatatatatatatatatatatgcattgtaTATGGTGTATCATCCGGTGAAGAGGGTAGTGCTCTCATGGtaaaaaatggggaaaaaatcatCTCTCAATGGTGTGCCAGGGATGTACATTGAAGCAAAAATTTTAGGTGAGGCAATATTCCTTTTACTTTCCCAAAATGATGTATTGCTGCAGCGATTGTTGATTAAAACATAATGTAGGTGTGGCCTCGTTGGGAAGGTATAGCAAGCCTTTCATTTGGCAGGAATCGGAGAGAAGGAAGGAAGAAGGATATTGCTTTATGGTCTCAAAGGCTTTGTGCATGTGGGGGATATGGACACTGACACAGGTGACTATGTAATCTGATATGGAGAAGTGAACATCCTTGTTGAGTTCCTTCACTGCCATGAACAGAAAGTCTCCACCTAAGTCGTAGGCAATCACATCTTACAGTTTTGTGGAATTGAACACAAGGATATTCATAGGAGATAAGAGATGATTTGTTGACAATGACATCATTGCTGATTTACATGATCGAAATAGGCAATGAGGAGTTTGCATCCTGGGTTTGGTATGTGGGATGAGAAACAGGGGAGTCAAAGGTACAACAGAAAAAAGATGTTGAAGTCTAGAGATCACTATAAAAATGACTGAACTATACCTTTCAAACGGAATGCTTATCttggtatatatatagaattcaCAAGGGTTGGTCAGCACTCGCATTACTTTCCTGATCTCCTGGCCCCTTGAATTCCTTGTGAAACTCTACGTCTTTTCCTCTTGTATCTTTTAACTTCCAAACCTAAGTTGGCTTTCCAATTTGACTGGATATCTTGCTTGTTTGCTGTCCATTTGAAAACATAGACTTCACCACCCATGTCTTGAGCTTGTGGCCTTGTCCCCAGTCCAAGGGCCCCTTAATTGCCTTCGTATCAACATGAGCATCTAGCTTTTCTTTTCCGACCTATAGCTGGTCTTCATTGGATTATGTCAAATTTGTAGGGCAGTGTGTTTATTAACAGACAATCACAAATATTGTTCAGTTCCAGTCCTTGCTGATTGGTTGGAAGACATGACCATGTGGTTCTCTCATGAGATGTGTCATGACAAGATTATCCCAACAAATTCATCTTGTCCACACATCAAGTTTCAGAGGCTTTCCCATGTAGTATGTACATCTATAAATACACATCTATGGCTACAACCAACTCAAGCCTTCGCATTCTCAGAAGATTGCTTTTGTTTGAAACAACAAATCCTCTAGGATCTCTTTCTTCATTCTgatctaaatattttatagaaacgCAACCATGGGCGTTCGTTTCCCCAGTGTTACTCTTGCTAAGCAAATTCTCCGTTGGTCTGCTTTGACTTCATCTAGAGCAGCTTCAACATCCTCAGATGTACCAAGAGGCTTCTTAGCTGTTTATGTTGGAGAAAATCAGAAGCAGCGATTCGTGGTTCCTGTATCCTATTTGAACAAGccttcatttcaaaatttgctAAGAAAAGCTGAAGAAGAATTCGAGTTTCATCATCCAACCGGTGGTTTGACAATTCCATGCAAACTAGAGACATTCATGGATGTCACTTCTCGCTTGAGTTTCATAAGAGAATGAGATCAAACTGCCCACGAGACAATTTTGTAAAGCAGGAACTGCCAATACATTGaaaattgcttttctttttttattcttcttcttgttctctGCTTTTTTGGCAGAAAATGGAACTGGTTGAATCGAATCTATGGTATTCATAATGGAAATCAAGAAATTACACTCATATCTTGTCGTTGCTTTTATGAAGAATGGGCCAAaatcattttatgttttttttttggttctttcaGGCTTCATTTGCTCGCTTAACCCAACAAGCATTCTTCCTCTTCCAATTTCTAATACCTGCTCtttaattgtaaaaatatacaTGACACAAgtcttaaataaacaatatgTGAGGTAGGACACGCTGCACCATTACATGTGACTGTTCGAATGAAAGGAGGGTTAGAGAAAGATTTCGATTTAGTTGGACGGATACCACAAGTTGAAGTGGATGCAGTCTAACACTGAAAAGGAAGAATATGCAGCCTTTGCAGTCAATTTCAAGATATCCTTGTTTGCATTAAATTCAAAGTAAGTCGCTAGTGATATGATAGCCTTTAATTTTAGTTGTTAAGTGAAAAGGTCAGGAAGGGAAAATAGCTCTCTGTTTGTTGAGATTTGGCTTGTTCAATTGATTTTCATTGTCATGAAGTACATCCAGGTGATGATTTACACATTGAAACTATGCACTGAAAAAAATTTGGACGTATAAATATAAGTGCATGATTATCCTATATTCTGAGGACACCGCTTTATCTCTCCCCCTTTACATAGGAAGACAGCATATGTACACGATTCTTCTCCAAGTTTCTTTTTATCTTCCTGTGGCGTTTGGAGTTTTTCCCTTGTGTTGGATCTAGTGATTTCTAATTAGAACTATGTTGTGAAGGATAAAAATGAATGACTCACTACTGATATTGTCCTTCACATGATGGTATAGGAGCCTTTCATCTGTATGAGCCATGGTCATTATTTAGCATTCAATACaatcattaaaatatacattttaagCATTCAAATTCGGTTTGTAAGTGATGGTTATGATGGTTGATCATTGTGATAAGTTGGTAATGGCCTATGAATGGAAATTTCTTTATTgaacaaataaaaggaaaagcttTCTTTATCACAGATATAGCTCACTGAATTTTGTTATCCTGGTCAAGTTTGGACAGGATGTAAGAATCATCGACAACACCACATGCTTGGGTGGCTTGGTTCTTCCCTTTCAATTAATCATCGGTTCAGAATCAGGACCTAATCATATCACCTCCTATTATTCTGCCGAATGTGTAATGAAACATCTTCACATGGAGTGGTAAATTGTTTGTGCCAAAGTTATAATAGACCTGGTCCACATATTTATACCTACAAGTTTATATTTGGTCCAATAAGTCGGTTGGTTTAATCAGCAGGGAATATAAGTACAGAATGTGGGCTCTTAGTTTGCTCTGTTGTTTGAGAGGAAAGTGATTGATGAATAacaacaaatagattgaaacatgaaaaaaaactagagagaggCAAAATCATAAAATCCCTCTTTTAAAATGTCCTATTCCTTTGGTAGATTTCCATTAAAGACAGGCTTGAAGACAATGCTGGCCACATAACTTATGCTCTTCACATGGATTTGTCTTGCAATACAAAAATAAGAATCTAGAAATTTTAATTCAGGGCATCTTATTAAAGCAGTTGTGTTCTTGCATCTCTTTACTTTTTCACGcatttttacaagttttataaattgtgcTTATTCAAGCTAACTCAACTGTAAAATGATGAATCTACAGATCGAGAAGGAGatccttcataaaaaaaaagtgaatcccTAGTAAGTTAAGGATTTCATGATCTCACAACTTGTTAGTAGCTATGTAACTCCAGCACAGTTTTCTCCAAGCCACATCTCTTAACTTTTGGTCGGGTCCCTTGTAGGTTGCTATCCCAGAAATTGTTTGGCACCAGTCTTCCGTGTGAAGTATAATCCCAACCAGCCCCAAGTTCTTGGTGATGAGTTGGAAGACAAACCCATGTGATACTTCAAATGCATATGTCTCCTAGATATCCTCCATTGCCTCACACTCGTGACCACTCACTCTCATTTAGAGATTTCCCACCCCAACTTTaatctatatatacacacgcatGTTATTCCATAGCCAAATCAAGTCCTCTTATTCTCTAGCAaatatttatcaactttttttctccctCCCAATCCGTTTGTGAATTTCAACCTTGTCTAAAGTGAACATCTAAATGGCCACTCGAGTTCTGGCTATGATGCATGTTAAGCAGCTTCTCCGCCTGCCTGTCTTAAGTGGTAAAGAAGCAGCTCCAAAAGCTAAAAATGTTCCAAAAGGCTGCTTTGCAGTGTATGTTGGAGAGGACGAGAAGAAGCGATTCATTCTACCAATATCATACCTCAATGAACCTTCATTCCAGAAATTGCTAAATAAGGCTGAGGAAGAATTTGGGTTCAATCATTCAATGGGTGGTCTAACAATTCCCTGCAGAGAAGAGGTCTTTATTGACCTCACTTCTGGCCTAAACCGATTGTAGCCTCATGCACAGTTACTTCTCTTTTAGGGGAAGTATTGGGTGGCTAATGTACATCCGATTGAGAAAATCACAAAACAGAAAGTACTGTagtatctgaaaaatatttccaCTGTCCACATGCATTGGACTGTTCAGGCTTAAAAGATTTTCAAGCAGATGCAGAGATGGCTCTAGAGGCCCCAGATGTGTATCAAAAGGCATATTGGAAAAAGTCACAGGAGGTGCCTTGAGGCCAATAACGAGTTCGGTTGGATCATCCTATGGGTGGTTCTTACCAAATCTCATGAAGAGAAGATGCTGGTTATATTCTTGAAGTCTGTATCTCATTAGTGAAATCAAAGCCATGCTATTGGGCAGTGTTGAGAACCTGCACTGCCCGCCACATCCAGCCCAAAAACCTCTCTTCTTTTTTGAATAAAGAGTATTAGGATTTAGGCTCTTTCAAATGTCAttgtaatattcttattttctatatataatgaaagTTGGGACTCATGCAATTATTTTGAAcatgaatttcttttttgattcTTAATAACTTTATTCTCCTTGATGACAATTTGGCACAAGTACTCACATTGGGACACATGAACCATCTATGATAACAATGGGGGTTTGTCAATGTAATGGCCATTCGATTCTATCAAAGGCTAACAATCCGATCAAGGCTTACTCATTCAAGAACCATATGTCATAGGCCAATGAATATATGAATCTTATGATTTTGCCTGTTCACCAAGACTAATTAGCTCGGAGGAACCAATCAAGTCTCTGAGTGACTCTCGCCCATCATTATATTTTCCATGTTCGAATGActtagtttatttaaaaaaatgtggcaATTGTGGGGTCTGTATACTCAATATTCAACACATGCAGATGAAATTTGTCGAGTTTGCTGAGAATTGTTATTTTAGTTTCCTGCAATTCTTTCACCACTTATAATGCAATAGTTCTTTCATATGGGTTGGCTGGCACTATGACTACTTTTAGGACATACTTCATGTGTTCTTCACAGGGGTTGGTTCTGGAAGTCCTACTAGGGCAACAAAAAGGTGGGTGAGTTAGGTTGAGGACATACTATAAATGTCAACGTTTCTCTCCTCAAACAGTGATGATCCTTGTCTATATCCTCTGATTCACATGTTTCTAACAGTTAGAATTTTGActgttattttttgaaataaacgAATATCTTTTACTTTGTTGAGAGAATCAGAGTACTCACTGATACAgattagcttttcttttctaaattggTTTTCTTAGAATTATTAGTCAGCAAAAAGATGAGGCTAAACTGACTGTAATTATAAGAGCAAGTTAGCTTTGTATAAAATTATcgtagcaaaaaaaaaaaaaatcttacatgcACAACACAAATAGACTAACCCGGTTCCAATTCACTTGTTCTTGTCAATAAAGAGTAATCAACATGCATATGTCCAATTCTGTCCACCATGGCAGTCTTGATTTAGGTTGTTCTCCCACCGAATGCTTGGGCACAGAGTGCTCCAAAGTCTCAATCACTGCCAACTTCTTGATGATAAGTTGAAAGACAAGTCCATGTGATCCTTCAAATGCTTATGTCTCTCCCCAATCTCCACCTGGATGCCTCGACGCCACCCACTCCACATTTTAGAGATTTTCTCGGACACCATTCATCTATaaatacacatacacatatcTTTTCACAGCCAGAACAACAACTCAGATTCTTCTTCCTTACCATCTTTGATCTTCATAATCTTTCTCAGCATTAGCACTGATAGATAGTCATGGCAATTCGATTTCCCAGTATTTTGCATGCTAAGCACATTCTCCGCCGATCAAACTCATTTATAAAGCAAGCGGCTTCAACATCTTTAGATGTTCCAAAAGGCCATTTTGCAGTATATGTTGGAGAGAGTGAAAAGAAGAGATTTTTGGTTCCTCTATCATTCTTGAACCAGCCTTCATTCCAAGAACTGTTAAACAAGGCTGAGGAAGAATTTGGCTTCAATCATCCAATGGGTGGTCTCACAATTCCCTGCAGCGAAGACATCTTCGTTGATCTCACTTGTCGTTTACATGAACTGTGATGAGTGGCGGCGGCACTAAAATAGAATAGCAgacaattttgtaaatttacatattaggctgaagaaaatattacagataGTATTGCAGTTTCAAAAAACTTCAATGCATGggactatatattttttctgtgTTCTTAATCATAGATCTCCAAGTGTTATTCTTTTTGTTAAGGCTCAAATCAGTGCCAATCATAGGTCGTAGCATTCCAACATTATAACTTTTGTAATTATTGCTAATATTGTACTTTTAAAGCGATGCATGCCGCCGTTACAAATTAACATTTCGCTGTACATGGTTTTTGGTAACTAGCTTTTCTGTAAAGTGATCTCTATAAAAGCGAAACGCGACCGATTTAACAGCAGAAAGCTCGCCTTAgcaattaaattttatagtatCGACTAACCAAACCTctaccttaatttttttttttttttttttacgggcAATAGACTTTTGTCTGATTAGAATAAAGTTGGACTTTTAGACGGGTATCCAGcgattaagtaaaaaataatatatgccataattatatttatgaattaattattataaaattaaaaacttatgAGTTTGGAAAAGCCAAAAGAC from Juglans microcarpa x Juglans regia isolate MS1-56 chromosome 3S, Jm3101_v1.0, whole genome shotgun sequence encodes:
- the LOC121257243 gene encoding auxin-induced protein 15A-like, which encodes MGFRLPRIIQASKQNLQRTSSSASSSQAASKAIDVPKGYFPVYVGESQKKRFVVPISYLSQPSFQDLLIQAEEEYGYNHPLGALTIPCREDIFLDLTSRLSGS
- the LOC121257248 gene encoding auxin-induced protein 15A-like, which produces MATRVLAMMHVKQLLRLPVLSGKEAAPKAKNVPKGCFAVYVGEDEKKRFILPISYLNEPSFQKLLNKAEEEFGFNHSMGGLTIPCREEVFIDLTSGLNRL
- the LOC121257247 gene encoding auxin-responsive protein SAUR23-like codes for the protein MAIRFPSILHAKHILRRSNSFIKQAASTSLDVPKGHFAVYVGESEKKRFLVPLSFLNQPSFQELLNKAEEEFGFNHPMGGLTIPCSEDIFVDLTCRLHEL